In Microbulbifer celer, a single window of DNA contains:
- a CDS encoding DMT family transporter: protein MLTWATLALIAGAAIALQASINAQLGVQLRSALLGTAVAFAVSWAVSALAIVVSVRQYPNLATIQAVPWYLWLGGLFSAFGVGLFYFLIPRMGVGSMMSFALSGQILVAVICSHFGWFDLPVKPISVVRGLGIAALLAGIALINWE, encoded by the coding sequence ATGCTTACCTGGGCGACGCTGGCCCTGATCGCGGGGGCTGCCATTGCGCTACAAGCCAGTATCAATGCCCAGCTCGGGGTACAGCTACGCAGCGCCCTGCTCGGCACCGCCGTCGCGTTCGCGGTCAGCTGGGCGGTATCGGCCCTCGCCATTGTGGTCTCGGTGCGTCAGTACCCCAACCTTGCCACCATCCAGGCCGTGCCCTGGTATCTGTGGCTGGGAGGCCTGTTCAGTGCCTTTGGGGTAGGGCTATTTTATTTCCTGATTCCCCGCATGGGGGTTGGCAGCATGATGTCTTTCGCACTGAGCGGCCAGATACTGGTTGCCGTGATTTGCAGCCACTTCGGCTGGTTCGACCTGCCCGTCAAGCCCATCTCCGTGGTACGAGGCCTGGGGATTGCCGCGCTGCTGGCAGGTATTGCGTTGATTAACTGGGAGTGA
- a CDS encoding GNAT family N-acetyltransferase produces MNKDKYWAKANIHNLTALWRAAGAAPLEHVEHVEHVEHVEHGTESATLYGSSRWPFRHWFETDTPLPDNRELRSILGDLPATAMVPVWGENRDLQAALSATGFERCLNQQAMYLTLADWRPTSNNPALQLRPVQFAGEVQTWVTVCSEAFGYRIDTAVIAGLAAHQDTRLWLAEIDGVAVATALLFRTGEVTGVHQVGVPERFRGRGIARELMQALLARCQQSGAGRVTLQASEMGEGLYRQLGFTPQFPIFSYRRP; encoded by the coding sequence GTGAACAAAGATAAGTACTGGGCGAAAGCCAATATCCACAACCTCACCGCACTGTGGCGCGCCGCAGGCGCCGCACCTTTAGAACACGTAGAACACGTAGAACACGTAGAACACGTAGAACACGGCACAGAATCGGCAACGCTCTACGGTAGCAGTCGCTGGCCATTCCGACACTGGTTTGAGACTGACACACCCCTGCCCGACAACCGCGAGCTGCGCTCTATCCTGGGCGACCTGCCAGCAACGGCAATGGTGCCGGTGTGGGGTGAGAACCGTGATCTGCAGGCAGCCTTGAGCGCTACGGGTTTCGAGCGTTGCCTGAATCAGCAGGCCATGTACCTGACACTGGCTGACTGGCGCCCGACCTCCAACAACCCAGCGCTGCAACTGCGCCCGGTGCAGTTCGCCGGGGAAGTGCAGACCTGGGTGACCGTGTGCAGTGAAGCCTTCGGCTACCGCATCGATACGGCGGTAATTGCCGGGCTGGCCGCTCACCAAGATACCCGCCTATGGCTGGCTGAAATCGACGGGGTGGCGGTGGCGACGGCTCTGCTTTTCCGTACTGGCGAGGTGACTGGCGTCCATCAGGTGGGCGTCCCCGAGCGCTTCCGCGGGCGGGGCATCGCGCGCGAGCTCATGCAGGCGCTGTTAGCGCGCTGCCAGCAATCCGGCGCGGGCCGGGTAACCCTGCAGGCGTCAGAAATGGGCGAGGGGCTATATCGGCAACTGGGGTTTACACCGCAGTTCCCGATATTCAGTTATCGTCGCCCTTGA
- a CDS encoding nitroreductase family protein, with protein sequence MQKLSAQPATQSTLSRQPFLSALPILSALQWRYAVHRFSDEQLPANDVEALIEATRLSASAYGLQPYRVLQVDTREIRERLLPHAKGQDKIVYCSHLLVLAAETEPGDHTVARYMSLLAAARALTSDVRTGITRHMQSVLAGMTPAERAHWAREQVFIALGTLLAAAAGMHIDSCPMTGFDAAGVDQVLGLNAQGLSATALCALGRRHPEDDTALHAKVRLPTDAFVQVV encoded by the coding sequence ATGCAGAAGTTATCCGCGCAGCCAGCAACACAGTCAACATTGTCCAGACAGCCGTTTTTGTCCGCATTACCGATCTTGTCCGCGTTGCAATGGCGCTACGCGGTACACCGATTCAGCGACGAGCAACTGCCAGCGAACGACGTAGAAGCCCTTATTGAAGCCACCCGGCTCAGTGCCTCGGCCTACGGCTTACAGCCGTACCGCGTGCTCCAGGTCGACACCCGCGAGATCCGCGAGCGCCTGCTCCCCCACGCGAAGGGGCAGGACAAGATTGTGTACTGCTCACACCTGCTGGTCTTGGCCGCGGAGACCGAGCCAGGCGACCACACGGTAGCGCGCTATATGTCACTGCTGGCGGCGGCCCGCGCCCTCACGTCAGACGTGCGCACCGGTATCACGCGACATATGCAATCCGTGCTCGCGGGTATGACACCTGCGGAGCGGGCGCACTGGGCGCGGGAACAGGTATTCATCGCCCTGGGAACCCTGCTGGCCGCGGCGGCGGGTATGCATATCGACAGCTGTCCAATGACCGGGTTCGACGCGGCAGGGGTCGATCAGGTTCTGGGATTGAACGCGCAGGGGCTGAGCGCAACCGCCCTGTGCGCACTGGGACGCCGCCACCCCGAGGATGACACCGCATTACACGCCAAGGTGCGCCTGCCGACAGACGCATTTGTGCAGGTGGTGTGA
- a CDS encoding Crp/Fnr family transcriptional regulator, producing MPPTHRLSLSRQKAAYIALRNTLEGYYPLSDATWSAYRSICTWRQISKGAVLYPAGEVPHAFAYVYQGLFRVYVLDDKGAEYNKNFFAEGRFPGSMTALLRREPSRFTIEALEDAAIIEIDHAGYRRLLEMHDDLKNFHIHYLERHWLMDKEPREVALVQDEASVRYRRFLEDFPRLAQRLPQYHIASHLGITPTQLSRIRKNLPIDQPM from the coding sequence ATGCCACCCACACACCGCCTCTCCCTTTCCCGGCAAAAAGCCGCCTATATCGCGCTACGCAATACACTGGAAGGTTATTACCCGCTCAGCGACGCAACCTGGAGCGCCTACCGCAGCATCTGTACCTGGCGCCAGATCAGCAAAGGCGCGGTGCTGTATCCCGCCGGGGAGGTACCGCACGCTTTTGCCTACGTCTATCAGGGTCTATTCCGGGTCTATGTGCTGGATGACAAGGGCGCCGAGTACAACAAAAACTTCTTTGCCGAAGGCCGCTTTCCCGGCTCCATGACCGCACTGCTGCGGCGGGAGCCTTCGCGCTTCACCATCGAGGCTCTGGAGGACGCCGCCATCATCGAGATCGACCACGCCGGATACCGTCGTTTACTGGAGATGCACGACGACCTGAAGAACTTCCACATCCACTATCTCGAACGGCACTGGCTGATGGACAAGGAGCCGCGGGAAGTGGCACTGGTTCAGGATGAGGCCAGTGTCCGCTATCGGCGCTTCCTGGAGGACTTCCCCCGCCTGGCCCAGCGCCTGCCTCAATACCATATCGCCTCCCACCTCGGAATTACCCCCACCCAGCTCAGCCGGATCCGGAAAAACCTGCCGATCGATCAACCTATGTAA